The following proteins are encoded in a genomic region of Methylibium petroleiphilum PM1:
- a CDS encoding tryptophan--tRNA ligase, which produces MTQRVLTGITTTGTPHLGNYVGAIRPAIAASREPGVESFFFLADYHALIKCDEPDRIERSRLEIAATWLAAGLDTQRVTFYRQSDIPETTELTWLLTCVTAKGQMNRAHAYKAATDANEAAGEDIDANISMGLYSYPILMAADILLFNAHRVPVGRDQVQHIEMARDVAQRFNHLFGRGRELFVLPRAEVEEDVATLPGLDGRKMSKSYDNTIPLFEGGPKALKEAVARIVTDSRLPGEAKDPDGSSLVTIHDAFASTEQRAALRADLRAGLAWGEAKARSVALIESHVGPMRARYEELMAHPERVEDALLEGARKARAVALPLMRELRDAVGLRAMVAVNRPAAKQAPARAAGKALPEFKQYRENGLFFFKLTAADDRVLLQSTGLAEGREAGGWVKRLKTEGAAALAEAPVQRGEGVDAADVEAALNALVAAQA; this is translated from the coding sequence ATGACGCAACGTGTCCTCACCGGCATCACGACCACCGGCACGCCCCACCTGGGCAACTACGTCGGCGCGATCCGGCCGGCCATCGCCGCGAGCCGCGAGCCCGGCGTCGAGAGCTTCTTCTTCCTGGCCGACTACCACGCGCTGATCAAGTGCGACGAGCCCGACCGCATCGAGCGCTCGCGGCTGGAGATCGCGGCCACCTGGCTGGCCGCCGGGCTGGACACGCAGCGCGTCACCTTCTACCGCCAGAGCGACATCCCCGAGACCACCGAGCTCACCTGGCTGCTGACCTGCGTGACCGCCAAGGGCCAGATGAACCGCGCCCACGCCTACAAGGCCGCGACCGACGCGAACGAGGCGGCCGGCGAGGACATCGACGCCAACATCTCGATGGGCCTGTACAGCTACCCCATCCTGATGGCGGCCGACATCCTGCTGTTCAACGCCCACCGCGTGCCGGTCGGGCGCGATCAGGTCCAGCACATCGAGATGGCGCGCGACGTGGCCCAGCGCTTCAACCACCTGTTCGGCCGCGGCCGCGAGCTGTTCGTGCTGCCGCGCGCCGAGGTCGAGGAGGACGTGGCCACGCTGCCCGGCCTCGACGGCCGCAAGATGTCGAAGAGCTACGACAACACGATCCCGCTGTTCGAGGGCGGCCCGAAGGCGCTGAAGGAAGCGGTGGCGCGCATCGTCACCGACTCGCGGCTGCCTGGCGAGGCCAAGGATCCCGACGGCTCCTCGCTGGTGACCATCCACGACGCCTTCGCCAGCACCGAACAGCGTGCCGCGCTGCGCGCCGATCTGCGCGCCGGACTCGCCTGGGGCGAGGCCAAGGCGCGCAGCGTGGCGCTGATCGAGTCGCACGTGGGCCCGATGCGGGCCCGCTACGAGGAGCTGATGGCCCACCCCGAGCGCGTCGAGGACGCGCTGCTCGAAGGGGCCCGCAAGGCCCGCGCGGTGGCGCTGCCGCTGATGCGCGAGCTGCGCGACGCGGTCGGCCTGCGCGCGATGGTGGCGGTGAACCGCCCGGCCGCGAAGCAGGCGCCGGCCCGCGCGGCCGGCAAGGCGCTGCCCGAGTTCAAGCAGTACCGCGAGAACGGGCTGTTCTTCTTCAAGCTCACGGCGGCCGACGACCGCGTGCTCCTGCAGAGCACCGGCCTGGCCGAGGGCCGCGAGGCCGGCGGCTGGGTGAAGCGCCTGAAGACCGAGGGCGCGGCGGCGCTGGCCGAGGCGCCGGTGCAGCGCGGCGAAGGTGTCGACGCGGCCGACGTGGAAGCCGCGCTGAACGCGCTGGTCGCCGCGCAAGCCTGA
- a CDS encoding sensor histidine kinase has translation MKTLYLRIYLTVVAVLLLFALVSGWLLQRNIEHERIRVEASGNERLIAWGELLQNALPPVDAPRDEQSQALLEWSSRLRMPLALDDAQGRRIATSQAFARWIDGGVGPDGPVPPDELRPPPPEGVEPAPPGRPREARRPRPDDRLPDLVERRPPQRVALSDGRTLWVVRPSMLRPGGRGPDGRLLVPEPPFFMRGVGLLLTLGVLFVAVAGGAYPVVRRLTRRLETLKRGVETFGAGELHHRVDATGRDEIAALAASFNAAATRIESLVQANQSLLANASHELRSPLARLKMALAMLDTTPAERRGALKDEIERNIRELDALVEEVLLASRLDARHPRSRDGVDERVREPVDVIALAAEEAARVDAVLELPDEADRAAALPATLSGDERLLRRALRNLLENARRYGGAGAPELQLRRVGEWLELSVSDRGPGVPASQRERIFEPFYRLPGHAEQAGGVGLGLSLVRQIAQHHGGDVRCEPRAGGGSRFVLRLPIAP, from the coding sequence GTGAAGACGCTCTACCTGCGCATCTACCTCACCGTCGTGGCGGTGCTGCTGCTGTTCGCGCTGGTGTCGGGCTGGCTGCTCCAGCGCAACATCGAGCATGAGCGCATCCGGGTCGAGGCGAGCGGCAACGAGCGCCTGATCGCCTGGGGCGAGCTGCTGCAGAACGCGCTCCCGCCCGTCGACGCACCGCGTGACGAGCAGAGCCAGGCCTTGCTGGAGTGGTCGTCGCGCTTGCGCATGCCGCTGGCGCTGGATGACGCGCAGGGCCGGCGTATCGCCACCTCGCAGGCCTTCGCCCGCTGGATCGACGGCGGCGTCGGGCCGGACGGGCCGGTGCCGCCCGACGAGCTGCGCCCGCCGCCGCCCGAGGGCGTGGAACCCGCGCCGCCCGGCCGCCCGCGCGAGGCGCGCCGCCCGCGTCCCGACGACCGCCTGCCCGACCTCGTCGAGCGCCGCCCGCCGCAGCGCGTGGCGCTCAGCGACGGCCGCACGCTGTGGGTGGTGCGGCCGAGCATGCTGCGTCCGGGCGGGCGCGGCCCCGACGGCCGCCTGCTGGTGCCCGAGCCGCCGTTCTTCATGCGCGGCGTCGGCCTGCTGCTGACCTTGGGCGTGTTGTTCGTCGCCGTGGCCGGCGGGGCCTACCCCGTGGTGCGGCGCCTGACACGCCGGCTCGAGACGCTGAAGCGCGGTGTCGAGACCTTCGGCGCCGGTGAACTGCACCACCGCGTGGACGCCACCGGCCGCGACGAGATCGCCGCGCTGGCGGCGAGCTTCAATGCGGCCGCCACGCGCATCGAGTCGCTGGTGCAGGCCAACCAGTCGCTGCTGGCCAACGCCAGCCACGAGCTGCGCTCGCCGTTGGCACGGCTGAAGATGGCCCTGGCCATGCTGGACACCACGCCGGCCGAGCGCCGCGGTGCGCTGAAGGACGAGATCGAGCGCAACATCCGCGAACTCGACGCGCTGGTGGAGGAGGTGCTGCTCGCCAGCCGGCTCGATGCCCGCCACCCGCGCTCGCGCGACGGTGTCGACGAGCGGGTGCGCGAGCCGGTCGACGTGATCGCGCTCGCCGCGGAGGAAGCGGCGCGTGTCGACGCGGTGCTCGAGCTGCCGGACGAGGCCGACCGCGCCGCGGCGCTGCCCGCCACGCTGAGCGGCGACGAGCGCCTGCTGCGCCGCGCGCTGCGCAACCTGCTGGAGAACGCCCGCCGCTACGGCGGCGCCGGGGCGCCGGAGCTGCAGCTGCGCCGCGTCGGAGAGTGGCTGGAACTGAGCGTCAGCGACCGCGGTCCGGGCGTGCCCGCATCGCAGCGCGAGCGCATCTTCGAGCCGTTCTACCGTCTGCCGGGTCATGCCGAGCAGGCCGGCGGCGTGGGGCTGGGGCTCAGCCTGGTCCGGCAGATCGCCCAGCATCACGGCGGCGACGTGCGTTGCGAGCCGCGCGCGGGCGGCGGCAGCCGTTTCGTTCTCCGCCTGCCGATCGCGCCCTGA
- a CDS encoding universal stress protein has product MYQRILVPTDGSDVTGKAVATAVSLAKALGSKIEALSVKEPFPYSAISEIQPVAPQEYFDAQEQIAQRRVQQVAAACQAAGLGCETYTIEALHPYEAIIEHASQRGCDLIVMASHGRRGMSALLLGSETQKLLTHTAIPVLVVR; this is encoded by the coding sequence ATGTACCAACGCATCCTGGTTCCCACCGACGGCAGCGACGTCACCGGCAAGGCCGTCGCCACCGCGGTGTCGCTCGCCAAGGCCCTGGGTTCGAAGATCGAGGCGCTGAGCGTCAAGGAGCCCTTCCCCTACAGCGCGATCAGCGAGATCCAGCCGGTGGCGCCGCAGGAGTACTTCGACGCGCAGGAGCAGATCGCGCAGCGGCGCGTGCAGCAGGTCGCCGCCGCCTGCCAGGCCGCCGGCCTGGGCTGCGAGACCTACACCATCGAGGCGCTGCATCCCTACGAGGCCATCATCGAGCATGCGAGCCAGCGCGGCTGCGACCTGATCGTGATGGCCTCGCACGGCCGCCGCGGCATGAGCGCGCTGTTGCTGGGCAGCGAGACCCAGAAGCTGCTGACGCACACCGCGATCCCGGTGCTGGTGGTGCGCTGA
- a CDS encoding sulfurtransferase: MPMPLIDAEALRERLAAGAPTVVVDTSFDLADPAAGERSYREGHLPGAHYLHLDRDLADHTPATDGRFRGRHPLPTREAFAATLTRLGITPATPVVVYDRQGAMFAARAWWMLRWLGHREVTVLDGGLAAWRAVGGALESETPAAVAARPAYGPAASLVPTVDAAALQAGLGRVRLIDARAPERFRGDVEPLDPVAGHIPGALNRPFKDNLDAEGRFLAPAALHAAFLPLLAGRPPAESVQQCGSGVTACHNLLAMERAGLPGAALYPGSWSEWCADPARPVARG, translated from the coding sequence CTGCCCATGCCGCTGATCGACGCTGAGGCGCTGCGCGAGCGGCTGGCTGCCGGCGCGCCGACCGTCGTGGTCGACACCTCGTTCGACCTGGCCGATCCCGCGGCCGGCGAACGCAGCTACCGCGAGGGCCACCTGCCCGGTGCCCACTACCTGCACCTCGACCGCGACCTGGCCGACCACACGCCGGCCACCGACGGCCGCTTCCGCGGCCGCCATCCGCTGCCGACGCGCGAGGCCTTCGCCGCAACACTGACACGCCTGGGCATCACCCCGGCCACGCCGGTGGTGGTCTACGACCGGCAGGGCGCGATGTTCGCTGCCCGCGCGTGGTGGATGCTGCGCTGGCTCGGCCACCGCGAGGTCACCGTGCTGGACGGCGGGCTCGCCGCATGGCGCGCAGTCGGCGGCGCGCTGGAGAGCGAGACGCCGGCGGCCGTCGCGGCGCGGCCTGCCTATGGGCCCGCGGCCTCGCTGGTTCCGACGGTCGATGCCGCCGCGCTGCAGGCCGGGCTCGGTCGCGTGCGGCTGATCGACGCGCGGGCGCCGGAGCGCTTTCGCGGCGACGTCGAACCACTGGACCCGGTGGCCGGCCACATCCCCGGGGCACTGAACCGGCCGTTCAAGGACAACCTCGACGCCGAAGGCCGCTTCCTCGCGCCCGCGGCGCTGCATGCCGCCTTCCTGCCGCTGCTCGCCGGCCGGCCGCCGGCCGAGTCGGTGCAGCAGTGCGGCTCCGGCGTCACCGCCTGCCACAACCTGCTGGCGATGGAACGGGCCGGACTGCCCGGCGCCGCGCTCTACCCGGGCTCGTGGAGCGAATGGTGCGCCGACCCGGCGCGCCCGGTGGCGCGCGGCTGA
- a CDS encoding DUF3717 domain-containing protein — MAGIHITDIESAINWWRERSPSPDGITACAEVRALAEVYALLVYYRESECDEATMPAKAKAAWLGWYASTPDAPCIAICSTSQGDDVCKGCGRTFDEVQHWPALSPAAKRATWRRITMEATAWRFNRYAERAHEVDATAARPASPGEDASAASPPPAAA, encoded by the coding sequence ATGGCCGGCATCCACATCACCGACATCGAGTCGGCCATCAACTGGTGGCGCGAGCGCTCGCCCTCGCCCGACGGCATCACCGCCTGCGCCGAGGTGCGCGCGCTGGCCGAGGTGTATGCGCTGCTCGTCTACTACCGCGAGAGCGAATGCGACGAGGCCACCATGCCGGCGAAAGCCAAGGCCGCGTGGCTCGGTTGGTACGCGAGCACGCCCGACGCGCCATGCATCGCGATCTGCTCCACCAGCCAGGGCGACGACGTCTGCAAGGGCTGCGGCCGGACCTTCGACGAGGTGCAGCACTGGCCCGCGCTGAGCCCGGCCGCGAAGCGGGCCACCTGGCGGCGCATCACGATGGAGGCCACGGCCTGGCGATTCAACCGCTATGCCGAACGTGCGCACGAGGTCGATGCAACAGCCGCGCGACCTGCGAGCCCGGGCGAAGACGCTTCGGCCGCCAGCCCGCCGCCGGCGGCGGCCTGA
- a CDS encoding tautomerase family protein — MPLVRIDISHDAPPTLGRDIGQLIYAAMTDLINVPADDKFQIIARHGQGELVFPASYLGVEYSPGIVFIQITLNQGRSIELKKAFYKRVADDLHARLGVRRQDVFINLIEVAKENWSFGNGEMQYAPAPG, encoded by the coding sequence ATGCCACTCGTTCGAATCGACATTTCGCATGACGCCCCACCGACGCTGGGACGCGACATCGGTCAGCTGATCTACGCTGCCATGACCGACCTGATCAACGTGCCTGCCGACGACAAGTTCCAGATCATCGCCCGACACGGTCAGGGCGAACTGGTGTTCCCGGCCAGCTATCTGGGCGTCGAGTATTCGCCGGGCATCGTGTTCATCCAGATCACGCTGAACCAGGGCCGCTCCATCGAGCTGAAGAAGGCGTTCTACAAGCGCGTTGCCGACGACCTGCACGCCAGGTTGGGTGTGCGCCGACAGGATGTCTTCATCAACCTGATCGAGGTCGCCAAGGAGAACTGGTCCTTCGGCAACGGCGAGATGCAGTACGCGCCTGCACCCGGCTGA
- a CDS encoding aromatic ring-hydroxylating oxygenase subunit alpha, translating to MSDLSITREVLGRSRAQLPVSSYFDEDLYRREEELIIRPGPRYVGHALSVPEVGDHHALLQEGEGRALVRTPQGIELISNVCRHRQAVMLRGRGNTKNHIVCPLHRWTYDLSGQLVGAPHFPDDPCLHLNNYPVQQWNGLLFEAPREVNGQRIGRDVHADLAGLALPPEFDFSGYVFDRVHLHQCDYNWKTFIEVYLEDYHVGPFHPGLGNFVACDDLRWQMGPEHSLQTVGVARHAGEALGKPGSDVYGRWHQALLNYRRDAHDSVPPKHGAIWLTYHPTVMLEWYPHVLVVSTLVPQGPRKTLNVVEFFYPEEIAAFEREFVEAQQAAYMETCVEDDEIALRMDAGREALWRRGDDEFGPYQSPMEDGMQHFHEWYRRRIALPR from the coding sequence ATGTCCGACCTGAGCATCACCCGCGAAGTCCTCGGGCGCAGCCGCGCGCAGCTGCCCGTGTCGAGCTATTTCGACGAGGATCTGTACCGCCGCGAGGAGGAGCTCATCATCCGACCTGGCCCGCGCTACGTCGGGCATGCGCTCTCGGTGCCCGAGGTCGGCGACCACCATGCGCTGCTGCAGGAAGGCGAAGGCCGGGCGCTGGTGCGCACGCCGCAGGGCATCGAGCTGATCTCCAACGTCTGCCGCCACCGCCAGGCGGTGATGCTGCGCGGGCGCGGCAACACGAAGAACCACATCGTCTGCCCGCTGCACCGCTGGACCTACGACCTGTCGGGGCAGCTGGTCGGCGCGCCGCACTTCCCCGACGACCCCTGCCTGCACCTGAACAACTACCCGGTGCAGCAGTGGAACGGGCTGCTGTTCGAGGCGCCGCGGGAGGTGAACGGCCAACGGATCGGTCGCGACGTGCACGCCGACCTGGCCGGCCTCGCGCTGCCGCCGGAGTTCGACTTCTCGGGTTATGTGTTCGACCGCGTGCACCTGCACCAGTGCGACTACAACTGGAAGACCTTCATCGAGGTCTACCTCGAGGACTACCACGTCGGCCCCTTCCACCCCGGGCTCGGCAACTTCGTCGCCTGCGACGACCTGCGCTGGCAGATGGGCCCCGAGCATTCGCTGCAGACCGTCGGCGTGGCGCGCCATGCCGGCGAGGCGCTGGGCAAGCCCGGCTCCGACGTCTATGGCCGCTGGCACCAGGCGCTGCTGAACTACCGCCGCGACGCGCACGACAGCGTGCCGCCGAAGCACGGTGCCATCTGGCTGACCTACCACCCGACGGTGATGCTGGAGTGGTACCCGCATGTGCTGGTGGTCTCGACCCTGGTGCCGCAGGGGCCGCGCAAGACGCTCAACGTGGTCGAGTTCTTCTACCCCGAGGAGATCGCCGCGTTCGAGCGCGAGTTCGTCGAGGCGCAGCAGGCGGCCTACATGGAGACCTGCGTGGAGGACGACGAGATCGCGCTGCGCATGGACGCCGGGCGCGAGGCGCTGTGGCGACGTGGCGACGACGAGTTCGGCCCCTACCAGAGCCCGATGGAAGACGGCATGCAGCACTTCCACGAGTGGTATCGGCGGCGCATCGCGCTGCCGCGCTGA
- a CDS encoding CopG family transcriptional regulator — MPARRQLSTATKPLDEKVTVNIGYVDLGHIDLLVQDGFYANRTDLIRTAVRNQLAGHADVLKQAVARKTLVLGIQQFTASDLRAVQAAGQTLQIRVLGLASFTADVTPELALATVESVVVLGALHASPAVKAALAQRTR, encoded by the coding sequence ATGCCTGCACGACGCCAACTCTCCACCGCGACCAAGCCCCTCGACGAGAAGGTCACCGTCAACATCGGCTATGTGGACCTCGGTCACATCGACCTGCTCGTCCAGGACGGCTTCTATGCCAACCGCACCGACCTGATCCGCACCGCGGTCCGCAACCAGCTCGCCGGCCATGCCGACGTGCTGAAGCAGGCCGTGGCCCGCAAGACGCTGGTGCTGGGCATCCAGCAGTTCACTGCCAGCGACCTGCGCGCCGTGCAGGCGGCGGGCCAGACGCTGCAGATCCGCGTGCTCGGCCTCGCATCGTTCACCGCCGACGTGACGCCGGAACTCGCGCTGGCCACCGTCGAGTCGGTGGTGGTGCTGGGGGCGCTGCACGCCAGCCCGGCCGTCAAGGCAGCGCTCGCCCAGCGCACCCGCTGA
- a CDS encoding response regulator, whose translation MSARLLLIDDDARLTAMVGDYLRQAGYEVEVAPTLDSGRTRLERELFDALVLDLMLPDGDGLDLCRELRAAPRTRALPLLMLTARGEPMDRIVGLELGADDYLPKPFEPRELLARVKALLRRAAPSGGDGDVLRFGRLEVDAGGRQARLDGKPCDLTSYQFDLLQVLANAPGRVLSRDQIMDALKGHALEAFDRSIDVHISRIRAAIEDDPKTPRRILTVRGAGYVFAKKQDAEAA comes from the coding sequence ATGAGTGCTCGACTGCTGCTGATCGACGACGACGCCCGCCTCACCGCGATGGTGGGCGACTACCTGCGCCAGGCCGGCTACGAGGTCGAGGTGGCGCCGACGCTGGACTCCGGCCGCACGCGGCTGGAGCGCGAGCTGTTCGACGCGCTGGTGCTCGACCTGATGCTGCCCGACGGCGACGGCCTCGACCTGTGCCGCGAGCTGCGCGCCGCACCGCGCACGCGCGCGCTGCCGCTGCTGATGCTCACCGCGCGCGGCGAGCCGATGGACCGCATCGTCGGCCTTGAGCTCGGTGCCGACGACTACCTGCCCAAGCCCTTCGAGCCGCGCGAACTGCTGGCGCGCGTCAAGGCCCTGCTGCGCCGCGCCGCGCCGAGCGGGGGCGACGGCGACGTGCTGCGCTTCGGTCGCCTCGAGGTCGACGCCGGCGGTCGCCAGGCCCGCCTCGACGGCAAGCCCTGCGACCTGACCAGCTACCAGTTCGACCTGCTCCAGGTGCTGGCCAACGCGCCCGGGCGCGTGCTGTCGCGCGACCAGATCATGGACGCGCTGAAGGGCCACGCGCTCGAGGCCTTCGACCGCTCGATCGACGTGCACATCTCGCGCATCCGTGCCGCCATCGAAGACGATCCCAAGACGCCGCGCCGCATCCTCACGGTGCGCGGCGCGGGCTACGTGTTCGCGAAGAAGCAGGATGCCGAGGCGGCCTGA
- a CDS encoding Spy/CpxP family protein refolding chaperone → MNSDSLIPRGLRGVILGTAIALAGGASLTAWAVPEGAPARPAAHGGPHGGPGFGWGASPRQLERLLDSVKATDAQRSQIRQIAQAAAADLKAQREAGRDLREQQARLFTQPTVDAQAVEALRQQMVAQHDQASRRMSQALLDASRVLTVEQRVQLAERMKARHERMERHHRAPPPEPKG, encoded by the coding sequence ATGAACAGCGACTCTCTCATTCCCCGCGGTCTGCGCGGCGTGATTCTCGGGACGGCGATCGCGCTGGCCGGTGGCGCGAGCCTGACGGCCTGGGCCGTGCCCGAGGGCGCGCCGGCCCGCCCGGCCGCGCACGGCGGTCCGCATGGCGGACCGGGTTTTGGCTGGGGCGCCTCGCCACGCCAGCTCGAGCGCCTGCTCGACAGCGTGAAGGCGACCGACGCGCAGCGCAGCCAGATCCGGCAGATCGCGCAGGCCGCGGCCGCCGACCTGAAGGCGCAGCGCGAGGCCGGCAGGGACCTGCGCGAGCAGCAGGCCCGCCTGTTCACGCAGCCGACCGTCGATGCGCAGGCCGTCGAGGCGCTGCGCCAGCAGATGGTGGCGCAGCATGACCAGGCCAGTCGGCGCATGAGCCAGGCCCTGCTCGACGCCAGCCGCGTGCTGACGGTGGAACAGCGCGTCCAGCTCGCCGAGCGCATGAAGGCGCGCCACGAACGCATGGAGCGCCACCACCGCGCGCCGCCGCCCGAACCCAAGGGCTGA
- a CDS encoding pirin family protein yields MKQLSFVRRSPGRHWVGDGFPVRSIFSYNDLAEPMSPFLLLDHAGPVEFEPTSRRLGVGQHPHRGFETVTIVYAGEVEHRDSTGAGGSIGPGDVQWMTAGRGIVHEEFHGRDYARRGGPFEMLQLWVNLPAKDKRVAPAYQGITAAQIPHVELPDAAGTVRVIAGELQGVVGPARSFSPINLWDLRLVAGRPVRLSVPAGHTTALFVLKGALRADGSDTVVGEAELAVLEREGDTLQIEAVADATLLLLGGEPLNEPVVGQGPFVMNTPAEIRQAFVDYQSGQFGRP; encoded by the coding sequence ATGAAGCAGCTTTCGTTCGTTCGGCGCAGTCCGGGGCGCCATTGGGTCGGCGACGGTTTTCCGGTGCGCAGCATCTTTTCGTACAACGACCTCGCGGAGCCGATGTCGCCTTTCCTGCTGCTCGACCATGCGGGCCCGGTGGAGTTCGAGCCCACCTCCCGGCGGCTCGGTGTGGGCCAGCATCCGCACCGTGGCTTCGAGACCGTGACCATCGTCTACGCTGGCGAGGTGGAGCATCGCGACTCGACGGGCGCGGGCGGATCGATCGGTCCTGGCGACGTGCAATGGATGACCGCAGGCCGCGGCATCGTCCACGAGGAATTCCACGGCCGCGACTACGCGCGTCGCGGCGGCCCGTTCGAGATGCTGCAGCTGTGGGTCAACCTGCCCGCGAAGGACAAGCGGGTGGCGCCCGCCTACCAGGGCATCACGGCGGCGCAGATCCCGCACGTGGAACTGCCGGACGCTGCGGGCACGGTGCGCGTGATCGCCGGTGAACTGCAAGGCGTGGTGGGGCCGGCGCGCAGCTTCAGCCCGATCAACCTGTGGGACCTGCGACTCGTGGCGGGCCGGCCGGTGCGGCTGAGCGTTCCGGCCGGACACACCACGGCGCTGTTCGTGCTGAAGGGCGCGCTGCGCGCGGACGGCAGTGACACCGTGGTCGGCGAGGCGGAGCTCGCCGTGTTGGAGCGCGAGGGCGACACGCTGCAGATCGAGGCGGTGGCGGATGCGACCTTGCTGCTGCTCGGTGGCGAGCCGCTGAACGAGCCCGTCGTCGGGCAGGGACCGTTCGTGATGAACACCCCGGCCGAGATCCGGCAGGCCTTCGTCGACTACCAGAGCGGGCAGTTCGGCCGCCCATGA
- a CDS encoding DMT family transporter: MPASLLMMLATLLFAAMSVCVKYASAHYGTGEIVFYRGLIGALSMAALLHRRGDGVRTPVLAMHFWRSASGVTALSLWFYSIAGLPLATAMTLNYMSSVWMALFLIGGAIMLGGARTDGRLIATVLVGFIGVALILRPTMERDQLWYGLMGLLSGLLSAVAYLQVTALGRAGEPEPRVVFYFSVGGMAAGLLTALPSGGFTAHTDTFAALMLLAVGGFATAAQLLMTRAYATGRPLVNASLQYLGIVYSFIFGALLFDDPVTPMALGGMALVVAAGIAATQLRNRAAPRDAVQSTLET; this comes from the coding sequence ATGCCTGCCTCCTTGTTGATGATGCTCGCCACGCTGCTGTTCGCGGCGATGAGCGTGTGCGTCAAGTACGCCTCGGCGCACTACGGCACCGGCGAGATCGTGTTCTACCGCGGGCTCATCGGCGCGCTGTCGATGGCGGCGCTGCTGCACCGGCGAGGTGACGGCGTGCGCACGCCGGTGCTGGCGATGCACTTCTGGCGCAGCGCCAGCGGCGTCACCGCGCTCAGCCTGTGGTTCTACTCGATCGCCGGCCTGCCGCTGGCGACCGCGATGACGCTGAACTACATGTCCTCGGTGTGGATGGCGCTGTTCCTGATCGGCGGCGCGATCATGCTCGGCGGCGCGCGCACCGACGGCCGGCTGATCGCGACCGTGCTGGTCGGCTTCATCGGCGTGGCGCTGATCCTGCGGCCGACGATGGAGCGCGACCAGCTCTGGTACGGCCTGATGGGCCTGCTGTCGGGCCTGCTGTCGGCGGTGGCCTACCTGCAGGTCACCGCGCTCGGCCGGGCCGGCGAACCGGAGCCGCGGGTGGTGTTCTATTTCTCCGTCGGCGGCATGGCGGCCGGCCTGCTGACGGCGCTGCCGTCCGGCGGGTTCACGGCCCACACCGACACCTTCGCGGCGCTGATGCTGCTCGCTGTCGGCGGCTTCGCCACCGCCGCGCAGTTGCTGATGACGCGCGCCTACGCCACCGGGCGACCGCTGGTGAACGCCAGCCTGCAGTACCTCGGCATCGTCTATTCCTTCATCTTCGGCGCGCTGCTGTTCGACGACCCGGTCACGCCGATGGCGCTGGGCGGCATGGCGCTGGTGGTGGCCGCCGGCATCGCCGCCACGCAGTTGCGCAACCGCGCGGCGCCGCGAGATGCGGTGCAATCGACCCTTGAAACATGA
- the purN gene encoding phosphoribosylglycinamide formyltransferase yields the protein MKRIVILISGRGSNMEAIVEACAAQAWPARISAVISNRADAAGLDYAAARGIATSAVEHRAYPDRERFDAALAEAIDQHAPDLVVLAGFMRILTAGFVQRYAGRLLNIHPSLLPAFTGLHTHRRAIEAGCKLAGATVHYVTAELDHGPIVAQAAVPVLPDDTEQTLAARVLASEHRLYPMAVRWAVEGALRIEANGVVRQRDGAAQLLL from the coding sequence ATGAAGCGCATCGTGATCCTGATCTCCGGCCGGGGCTCCAACATGGAGGCCATCGTCGAGGCCTGCGCTGCGCAGGCTTGGCCGGCCCGGATCTCGGCGGTGATCAGCAACCGCGCCGACGCCGCGGGCCTGGACTACGCTGCCGCGAGAGGTATCGCGACGTCGGCGGTCGAGCATCGTGCCTACCCTGACCGCGAGCGCTTCGACGCCGCGCTGGCCGAGGCCATCGACCAGCACGCGCCCGACCTGGTGGTGCTGGCCGGCTTCATGCGCATCCTGACGGCGGGCTTCGTGCAGCGCTATGCCGGCCGCCTGCTCAACATCCACCCGTCGCTGCTGCCGGCCTTCACCGGCCTGCACACCCATCGGCGCGCGATCGAGGCCGGCTGCAAGCTGGCCGGCGCCACCGTGCACTACGTGACCGCCGAGCTGGATCACGGCCCGATCGTCGCGCAGGCGGCGGTGCCGGTGCTGCCCGACGACACCGAGCAGACGCTGGCCGCGCGCGTGCTGGCCAGCGAGCACCGGCTCTATCCGATGGCGGTGCGCTGGGCGGTCGAGGGGGCCCTGCGGATCGAGGCCAACGGCGTGGTGCGGCAACGCGACGGCGCCGCGCAGCTGCTGCTCTGA